From a single Staphylococcus epidermidis genomic region:
- a CDS encoding GIY-YIG nuclease family protein encodes MDKHFVYIVKCNDGSLYTGYAKDVNARVIKHNNGKGAKYTKIRRPVELVYQETYTTKSEALKREYEIKTYTRQQKLKMIQEG; translated from the coding sequence ATGGATAAACATTTTGTTTATATTGTTAAATGTAATGACGGAAGTTTATATACAGGCTATGCTAAAGATGTAAATGCACGCGTAATAAAGCATAATAACGGTAAGGGTGCTAAATATACAAAAATAAGACGGCCGGTAGAGTTAGTTTATCAAGAAACATATACAACGAAATCGGAAGCATTGAAACGTGAATATGAAATTAAAACATATACTAGACAACAAAAGTTAAAAATGATACAGGAGGGATAA
- a CDS encoding tRNA1(Val) (adenine(37)-N6)-methyltransferase produces the protein MLEDNERVDHLIKEGYEIIQNDEVFSFSTDALLLGYLTEVRKNDKVMDLCSGNGVIPLLLAAKSTQPIEGIEIQEQLVSMARRSFKLNDLNDRLTMHHMDLKDVYQTFQPAQYTLVTCNPPYFKMNQNHQHQKEAHKIARHEIMCNLKDCIEAARHLLKEGGRFIMVHRAERLMDVLTELRHGKIEPKALTLVYSKHDKPAQTIVVEGRKGGNQGLDIRNPLYIYNEDGSYSDEMKGVYYG, from the coding sequence ATGTTAGAAGATAATGAACGCGTTGACCATTTAATAAAAGAAGGATATGAGATTATACAAAATGATGAAGTATTCTCTTTTTCTACTGATGCCCTATTGTTAGGGTATTTAACCGAAGTTCGCAAAAATGATAAAGTTATGGATTTATGCTCCGGCAATGGTGTTATTCCATTATTATTAGCTGCTAAATCAACTCAACCTATTGAAGGAATAGAAATACAAGAGCAACTAGTGAGTATGGCACGTCGCAGTTTTAAATTGAATGATTTGAACGATAGACTAACTATGCACCATATGGATTTAAAAGATGTATATCAAACATTTCAACCTGCTCAATATACATTAGTGACTTGTAATCCTCCTTATTTTAAAATGAATCAAAATCATCAACATCAAAAAGAAGCACATAAAATAGCACGTCACGAAATAATGTGTAATCTTAAAGATTGTATTGAAGCTGCAAGACATTTACTTAAAGAGGGTGGTCGTTTTATTATGGTTCATCGAGCGGAAAGGCTAATGGATGTCTTAACCGAATTAAGACATGGTAAAATTGAGCCTAAAGCACTGACGTTAGTGTATAGTAAACATGATAAGCCTGCACAAACAATTGTTGTGGAAGGAAGAAAAGGTGGTAACCAAGGTTTAGATATACGTAATCCATTATACATATATAATGAGGATGGATCATATAGCGATGAGATGAAAGGTGTTTATTATGGATAA
- the yabA gene encoding DNA replication initiation control protein YabA: MNRNELFERLMKLEHHVEQLTTDMSELKDLTVELVEENVALQVENENLKRLMNKTEESVETHLDKDNYKHVKTPSPSKDNLAMLYREGFHICKGELFGKHRHGEDCLLCLNVLSD; the protein is encoded by the coding sequence TTGAATCGAAACGAATTATTCGAAAGACTTATGAAATTAGAACATCACGTTGAACAACTTACAACCGACATGTCAGAACTTAAAGATTTAACAGTCGAACTTGTTGAGGAGAATGTTGCTTTGCAAGTTGAAAATGAAAATTTAAAACGATTGATGAACAAAACTGAAGAATCGGTTGAAACTCACTTAGATAAAGATAATTATAAGCATGTAAAAACACCATCTCCAAGTAAAGATAATTTAGCAATGTTATATCGTGAAGGTTTTCATATTTGTAAGGGTGAATTATTCGGGAAACATCGTCATGGTGAAGATTGCTTATTATGCCTTAATGTGTTGAGTGATTAA
- a CDS encoding stage 0 sporulation family protein yields MPNVVGVQFQKAGKLEYYAPNQLDVEVGDWVVVQSKRGIEIGHVKFPLREVDVEDVTLPLKNIIRKMNEDDQETYYRNERDANDALELCKKVVKDQQLDMRLVNCEYTLDKSKVIFNFTADDRIDFRKLVKVLAQNLKTRIELRQIGVRDEAKLLGGIGPCGRSLCCSTFLGDFEPVSIKMAKDQNLSLNPTKISGACGRLMCCLKYENDYYEEARTQLPDVGDMIQTPDGHGKVIGLNILDISMQVKIEGLEQPLEYKMEEIEVLN; encoded by the coding sequence ATGCCCAATGTTGTAGGTGTTCAGTTTCAAAAAGCAGGGAAATTAGAATACTACGCGCCGAATCAATTAGATGTAGAGGTTGGTGACTGGGTTGTTGTCCAATCTAAAAGAGGTATAGAAATTGGCCACGTAAAGTTTCCATTACGTGAAGTTGATGTAGAAGATGTCACATTACCGCTAAAAAATATCATTCGTAAAATGAATGAAGATGATCAAGAAACATATTATCGTAATGAACGCGATGCCAATGATGCGTTAGAATTATGTAAAAAAGTAGTTAAAGATCAGCAATTAGATATGCGATTAGTTAATTGTGAATATACATTAGATAAATCTAAAGTGATTTTTAATTTTACCGCAGATGATCGCATTGATTTTCGCAAACTTGTTAAAGTTTTAGCTCAAAATCTAAAGACTAGAATAGAATTACGTCAAATTGGGGTAAGAGATGAAGCGAAATTATTGGGTGGTATCGGTCCTTGTGGACGTTCTTTATGTTGTTCTACATTTTTAGGAGATTTCGAACCTGTATCCATTAAAATGGCGAAAGATCAGAACCTATCATTAAATCCAACTAAGATTTCAGGAGCTTGTGGTAGATTGATGTGTTGTCTTAAATATGAAAATGACTACTATGAAGAGGCTCGAACTCAATTACCTGATGTTGGAGATATGATTCAAACACCAGATGGTCACGGAAAAGTGATAGGATTAAATATTTTAGATATTTCTATGCAAGTTAAAATAGAGGGTCTAGAACAACCTTTAGAATATAAAATGGAAGAGATAGAAGTATTGAATTAA
- a CDS encoding ATP-binding protein, with protein sequence MDEQQQLANAYHSNKLSHAYLFEGDDAQTMKRVAIHFTKLILCNNSNQCELKVDTFNHPDFSYVSSDENTIKKEQIEKLVHHMNQLPIEGQYKVYIIEDFEKLTVQGENSILKFLEEPPDNTIAILLSTKPEQILDTIHSRCQHVYFKPIDKRQFIERLVEMSIARPVAEMLSTYTTQIEAASSLNEEFDLVTLRKSIIRWCQLILSNKAMALIGVIELLKQAKNRKLQLLTLSAVNGFFEDIMHAKIEMDNYYTFSDLTEEIENYANQLTFNQLILMYDQITEAHKKLNQNVNPTLVFEQIVIKGVI encoded by the coding sequence GATGATGCACAAACGATGAAACGTGTCGCAATCCATTTTACTAAATTAATTCTTTGTAATAATAGTAATCAATGCGAACTGAAAGTTGATACTTTTAATCATCCTGACTTTTCATATGTGTCTTCTGATGAAAATACAATTAAAAAAGAACAAATTGAAAAACTTGTTCATCATATGAACCAACTACCTATTGAGGGTCAATATAAAGTATATATTATTGAGGATTTTGAAAAATTAACTGTTCAAGGGGAAAATAGTATACTAAAATTTTTAGAAGAGCCCCCTGATAATACAATTGCGATACTTTTATCAACGAAACCGGAACAAATATTAGACACTATACATTCAAGATGTCAGCATGTATATTTTAAGCCTATTGATAAGCGGCAGTTTATAGAGCGTTTAGTAGAGATGTCAATAGCAAGACCGGTAGCAGAAATGCTAAGTACCTATACAACTCAAATAGAAGCAGCATCGTCGTTAAATGAGGAATTTGATTTAGTTACTTTAAGAAAATCAATCATCAGATGGTGTCAATTAATATTATCTAATAAAGCTATGGCTCTTATAGGTGTCATTGAGTTATTAAAACAAGCTAAGAATCGTAAATTACAATTACTTACTTTATCAGCCGTCAATGGCTTTTTCGAAGATATAATGCATGCAAAGATAGAAATGGATAATTATTATACATTTAGTGATTTAACTGAAGAAATTGAAAATTATGCAAATCAATTAACTTTTAATCAATTAATCCTCATGTATGATCAGATTACTGAAGCGCATAAAAAGTTAAATCAAAATGTTAATCCAACACTTGTTTTTGAACAAATAGTAATAAAAGGTGTGATTTAA